The segment TGGAAGCACGTTTGCTGAACAGATGGCAACGGGAAAAGCAGACGGTTCTGCACGGGTAAGCGGTTTGCGGTTTCGGCGCTTGCTCAAGACAAAGGACATCAATGAATTCTTTATTGCTATGCGTCGAGTTATTGCGTTGCTAGGAGGTGCGATCAACCTGCAAAGCCTGACCAAGAGCGTTTATTATTGGAACGATGGAACCCGAAAACAATGGGCTTTTGAATACTACTCAACATCACCATCGGAACAATAAATCACATTAAAAAAGGAGAATGAAATATGAGCCACTTTATCCAATTACACCTGCTGACATCATACCCCCCTTCAAACCTTAACCGTGATGATCTGGGCCGTCCCAAGACCGC is part of the Deltaproteobacteria bacterium genome and harbors:
- the casB gene encoding type I-E CRISPR-associated protein Cse2/CasB: MGTTYLKFDNDSPEMQTVITWWQALNDNRGDRAELKRCDTLVEVTFTPAYHRLRFALGKIGPVNDDALASVAGLLSRVKNDLDGSTFAEQMATGKADGSARVSGLRFRRLLKTKDINEFFIAMRRVIALLGGAINLQSLTKSVYYWNDGTRKQWAFEYYSTSPSEQ